The sequence below is a genomic window from Deltaproteobacteria bacterium.
CGAGGTCGATCTGCCTCTCGGGCTCGATGGGCGGGTGTTTCTCACGCCGGACGGCGAACAGAAGACCATCCACCTGCGCAAGGACAATTCGCGCCCGCGCGTGCGCTTCACGCTGGCACACGAGATAATGCACGCCGAGCTGCATTTTCCCGATGGCCAGCTCACCGACTTGACCGCCTGCCGCACGGTCGAGCATTGGCGCGACGGCCGCCGCACGCGGCTGGAACGTGAAGCGGACTTCGGGGCGGCGGCGTTGCTCATGCCGCTGTGGCTGCTCGACACCCAACTCCCCTACCGCCTGCGGCACGAGTATCCGGACACGGTGGTGCGGGAAATGGCCCGCCTGTTCTTGGTCAGCGAGACCTCGATGCGGATTCAGCTGAAACACTACATCGCCCACGGCGGCGAGTTTCAGCGGCCCTATTGAGCCCCCGGCACAGG
It includes:
- a CDS encoding ImmA/IrrE family metallo-endopeptidase, which gives rise to MQDSEHARSVRPAPQYAAAQAIVDGIHRRLGFQRPPFRFEDFLRINESYKVFEVDLPLGLDGRVFLTPDGEQKTIHLRKDNSRPRVRFTLAHEIMHAELHFPDGQLTDLTACRTVEHWRDGRRTRLEREADFGAAALLMPLWLLDTQLPYRLRHEYPDTVVREMARLFLVSETSMRIQLKHYIAHGGEFQRPY